A genomic stretch from Fusobacterium simiae includes:
- a CDS encoding 2-hydroxycarboxylate transporter family protein, with the protein MAKKNFKELFDPRESKWGGLNLPMFLCALIVVAIIVYVPFGLDKEGNPGSFLRPNFLIMFSALAVFGLLFGEIGDRIPIWDEFIGGGTILVFVVAAIFGTYGLVPENFMKAVNVFYNKQPVNFLEMFIPALIVGSVLTVDRKTLIKSISGYIPLIIIGVVGASIGGIVVGLIFGKTPADVMMNYVLPIMGGGTGAGAIPMSEIWSSKTGRPASEWFAFAISILSIANIIAILSGALLKKLGESKPNLTGNGKLLIDDSKEAVKDKEVDVKPELVDTTAAFILTGILFMVAHILGELWKLLPTDFELHRLVFLILLTMFLNIANVVPDRIKAGAKRMQTFFSKHTIWILMAAVGFTTDVQEIINAVTISNLLIAIAIVLGAVGLIMLVARKMKFYPVEAAITAGLCMANRGGAGDVAVLGAADRMDLMSFAQISSRIGGAMMLVLGSVLFGLFA; encoded by the coding sequence ATGGCAAAAAAAAATTTTAAAGAATTATTTGACCCTAGAGAATCAAAATGGGGTGGACTTAATTTACCTATGTTCTTATGTGCATTAATAGTTGTTGCTATTATTGTTTATGTACCTTTTGGACTAGATAAAGAAGGTAATCCTGGAAGTTTTTTAAGACCTAATTTCTTAATTATGTTCTCAGCATTAGCTGTATTTGGACTATTATTTGGAGAAATTGGAGATAGAATTCCTATTTGGGATGAATTTATAGGTGGAGGAACTATTTTAGTTTTTGTTGTTGCTGCTATTTTTGGGACTTATGGTTTAGTGCCTGAAAACTTTATGAAAGCAGTTAATGTTTTTTATAATAAACAGCCTGTAAATTTTTTAGAAATGTTTATTCCAGCTTTAATTGTTGGTTCGGTATTAACCGTTGATAGAAAAACTCTTATTAAATCCATAAGTGGATATATCCCTTTGATCATTATTGGAGTTGTTGGAGCTTCAATAGGTGGAATTGTTGTAGGACTTATATTTGGAAAAACTCCTGCCGATGTTATGATGAACTATGTTCTTCCAATAATGGGTGGTGGAACTGGAGCTGGAGCTATTCCTATGTCTGAAATATGGTCATCAAAAACTGGTAGACCTGCCTCTGAATGGTTTGCTTTTGCTATATCAATATTAAGTATTGCCAATATAATTGCAATTTTATCTGGAGCATTACTTAAAAAGCTTGGAGAATCAAAGCCTAATTTAACAGGAAATGGTAAACTTCTTATTGATGATTCAAAAGAAGCTGTAAAAGATAAAGAAGTTGATGTTAAGCCTGAACTTGTTGACACTACTGCTGCTTTCATTTTAACAGGAATTTTATTTATGGTTGCTCATATTTTAGGAGAGCTTTGGAAACTACTTCCTACTGATTTTGAACTTCATCGTTTAGTATTCTTAATCCTTTTAACTATGTTTTTAAATATTGCTAATGTAGTTCCTGATAGAATAAAAGCTGGTGCAAAAAGAATGCAAACATTTTTCTCTAAACATACAATTTGGATATTAATGGCTGCTGTTGGTTTTACAACAGATGTACAAGAAATTATAAATGCTGTAACAATCTCAAATTTATTAATTGCTATTGCAATTGTTCTTGGTGCTGTTGGACTTATTATGTTAGTTGCTAGAAAAATGAAATTCTATCCAGTTGAAGCTGCTATCACTGCTGGACTTTGTATGGCAAACAGAGGTGGAGCCGGAGACGTTGCAGTTCTAGGAGCTGCCGATAGAATGGATCTTATGTCATTTGCACAAATATCTTCTCGTATAGGTGGAGCTATGATGCTAGTTCTTGGCTCTGTGCTATTTGGACTATTTGCTTAG
- the ybaK gene encoding Cys-tRNA(Pro) deacylase, which translates to MKKTNAIRELEIHKIEHKVIEYEVDEEHLDAVSVALKTNEDITRVFKTLILLNEKREMVVACVPGMEKLDLKKLAKLSNHKRLEMLPMKELLSMTGYVRGGCSPVGIKKRHTTFIHKTALDNKTILVSGGLRGLQIEIEPQKLIDYLKMIVGDIIEDVEIKNIAISD; encoded by the coding sequence ATGAAAAAAACAAATGCTATTAGAGAATTAGAAATACATAAAATAGAACATAAGGTTATAGAATATGAAGTTGATGAAGAACATTTAGATGCAGTTAGTGTGGCACTAAAAACTAATGAAGATATTACAAGAGTTTTTAAAACTTTGATTCTATTAAATGAAAAAAGAGAAATGGTAGTTGCTTGCGTTCCAGGAATGGAAAAGTTAGATTTAAAAAAACTTGCCAAATTATCAAATCATAAGAGGCTTGAAATGTTACCAATGAAAGAGTTATTATCAATGACAGGTTATGTCAGAGGAGGTTGTTCTCCTGTTGGAATAAAGAAAAGACACACTACTTTTATTCATAAAACTGCATTGGATAATAAAACAATTTTAGTAAGTGGTGGGTTGAGAGGTTTACAAATTGAGATTGAACCACAAAAATTGATAGATTATTTAAAAATGATAGTTGGGGATATCATTGAAGATGTTGAAATAAAAAATATTGCAATATCAGATTAA
- a CDS encoding RluA family pseudouridine synthase has product MENIKEKFEFEVSSEYEGMRLDKYLSEQIDEATRSYLEKLIDNNYVKINSKVINKNGRKLKQGEKIEVLIPEEENINIEAENIPLNVVYENDDFIVINKNYGMVVHPAYGNYTGTLVNALLYYTNNLSSVNGNIRPGIIHRLDKDTSGLILVAKNNYAHAKLASMFTDKTIYKTYLCIVKGNFSEQNLSGRIENLIGRDSKDRKKMTVVKENGKIAISNYKVVEQVESYSLVEVTIETGRTHQIRVHMKSINHPILGDPTYGNEDKNVKRQMLHAYKLEFLNPLDNKKYIFKGKLFDDFIEVAKKLKFNIEKYI; this is encoded by the coding sequence ATGGAAAATATAAAAGAAAAATTTGAGTTTGAAGTTAGTTCTGAATATGAGGGAATGAGGCTAGATAAATATTTAAGCGAACAGATAGACGAAGCTACTCGTTCATATTTAGAAAAGCTAATAGATAATAATTATGTAAAAATAAATTCAAAAGTCATAAATAAAAATGGTAGAAAATTAAAACAGGGGGAAAAAATAGAAGTTTTAATACCAGAGGAAGAAAATATTAATATAGAAGCAGAAAATATTCCCTTAAATGTTGTCTATGAAAATGATGATTTTATAGTGATAAATAAAAATTATGGTATGGTTGTCCATCCTGCTTATGGAAACTATACAGGAACTTTAGTTAATGCTCTCCTATATTATACAAATAATTTATCTTCTGTAAATGGAAATATAAGACCAGGTATAATACATAGGCTTGATAAAGATACAAGCGGTTTGATATTGGTTGCAAAGAATAACTATGCACATGCAAAATTAGCTTCAATGTTTACTGATAAAACTATATATAAAACATATTTATGCATAGTTAAAGGAAACTTTTCAGAGCAAAATTTAAGTGGAAGAATTGAAAATCTTATTGGTAGGGATAGTAAAGATAGAAAGAAAATGACAGTAGTAAAGGAAAATGGAAAAATTGCTATTTCTAATTATAAAGTTGTAGAACAAGTTGAAAGTTATTCTTTGGTTGAGGTGACTATTGAAACTGGAAGGACTCATCAAATTAGAGTACATATGAAAAGTATAAATCATCCAATTTTAGGAGATCCTACTTATGGAAATGAAGATAAAAATGTAAAAAGACAGATGCTACATGCCTATAAATTAGAGTTTTTAAATCCTTTGGACAATAAAAAATATATATTTAAAGGAAAATTATTTGATGATTTTATAGAAGTTGCTAAAAAATTAAAATTTAATATAGAAAAATATATTTGA
- a CDS encoding ribonuclease HII: MDNPLYLYDLEYKKYKNVIGVDEAGRGPLAGPVVAAAVILKEYTEELDGINDSKKLTEKKREKLYDIIMKNFYVAVGVSTVEEIDKLNILNADFLAMRRALKDLKNIKKDKEYIVLVDGNLKIKEYIGKQLPIVKGDGKSLSIAAASIIAKVTRDRLMKDLATIYPDYSFEKHKGYGTKVHIEAIKNKGAIEGVHRKVFLRKILEEKEEKQKESQLTILD, encoded by the coding sequence ATGGACAATCCTTTATATCTTTATGATTTAGAATATAAAAAATATAAAAATGTTATAGGTGTAGATGAAGCAGGGAGAGGTCCACTTGCAGGTCCTGTTGTTGCAGCAGCTGTGATATTAAAAGAATATACAGAAGAGCTTGATGGGATAAATGATTCTAAAAAATTAACTGAGAAAAAAAGAGAAAAATTATATGATATAATAATGAAAAATTTTTATGTTGCAGTTGGAGTTTCTACTGTTGAAGAAATAGATAAATTAAATATTCTGAATGCAGATTTTTTGGCAATGAGAAGAGCATTAAAAGATCTGAAAAATATCAAAAAAGACAAGGAATATATAGTCTTGGTCGATGGTAATTTAAAAATAAAAGAATACATTGGAAAGCAGCTGCCAATAGTAAAAGGAGATGGAAAAAGCCTTAGTATTGCAGCAGCTTCTATAATAGCTAAGGTAACAAGGGATAGGCTTATGAAGGACTTAGCTACTATTTATCCTGATTATAGTTTTGAGAAACATAAAGGTTATGGAACGAAAGTGCATATAGAGGCAATTAAAAATAAAGGAGCTATTGAAGGGGTACATAGAAAAGTATTTTTAAGAAAGATTTTGGAAGAAAAAGAAGAAAAACAAAAAGAAAGTCAATTAACAATACTTGATTAA
- a CDS encoding YraN family protein produces the protein MNTREIGNKYEDKSVETLIEEGYKILERNYQNRFGEIDIIAEKDKEIVFIEVKYRKTNKFGYGYEAVDRRKIMKILKLANYYMQSKKYQSYKIRFDCMSYLGDELDWIKNIVWGDEVGF, from the coding sequence TTGAATACAAGAGAAATAGGTAATAAATATGAAGATAAAAGTGTTGAAACTTTAATAGAGGAAGGCTATAAAATACTTGAAAGGAATTATCAAAATAGATTTGGTGAAATAGATATAATAGCAGAAAAAGATAAGGAAATTGTATTTATTGAAGTAAAATATAGAAAAACAAATAAATTTGGTTATGGTTATGAGGCAGTGGATAGAAGAAAAATTATGAAAATTCTAAAACTAGCTAACTACTATATGCAGTCTAAAAAATATCAAAGTTATAAAATAAGATTTGATTGTATGAGCTATTTAGGTGATGAGCTAGATTGGATAAAAAATATTGTGTGGGGTGATGAAGTTGGCTTTTAG
- a CDS encoding zinc ribbon domain-containing protein, whose translation MKLAFSCPKCRCRNYEEKSIILPEKKKNFIKIELNTYYAKTCLNCGYTEFYSAKIVDEETAKEKCKVDAEVEGSY comes from the coding sequence ATGAAGTTGGCTTTTAGTTGTCCTAAATGTAGATGTAGAAACTATGAGGAAAAGAGCATTATCTTGCCAGAGAAAAAGAAGAATTTTATAAAAATAGAATTAAATACTTACTATGCTAAAACTTGTTTAAATTGTGGATATACAGAATTTTATTCAGCAAAAATTGTAGATGAAGAAACTGCAAAGGAGAAATGTAAGGTCGATGCTGAAGTTGAAGGAAGTTATTAG
- a CDS encoding ComF family protein: MLKLKEVIRENLRFLLFDNNCSYCHKRLDREGYICSKCLEKLKREAFLKNKDEFYYIFIYEKAIRQIISDYKLRNRKDLVRDIAFLIKKPIFQLIEKEKIDIIIPVPISEEREIERGFNQIEYLLECLDIKYKKIERIKNTKHMYALKENEKREKNVEKAFKNNLNLENKNVLIVDDIVTSGATIYSISEELRRNNENINIKIFSIAIARHFIINKII; the protein is encoded by the coding sequence ATGCTGAAGTTGAAGGAAGTTATTAGAGAAAATTTAAGATTTTTACTTTTTGACAATAACTGTTCATATTGCCATAAAAGACTTGATAGGGAAGGGTATATTTGTTCTAAATGTTTAGAGAAATTAAAAAGAGAAGCTTTCTTAAAAAATAAAGATGAATTTTATTACATTTTTATTTATGAAAAAGCAATTAGACAGATTATTTCTGATTATAAATTAAGAAATAGAAAAGATTTAGTAAGAGATATAGCTTTTTTAATTAAAAAACCTATTTTTCAGTTGATAGAAAAAGAAAAAATTGATATTATAATACCAGTCCCTATAAGTGAAGAAAGGGAAATAGAAAGGGGTTTTAATCAGATTGAATATTTATTAGAATGTTTAGACATTAAATATAAAAAAATTGAGAGAATAAAGAACACTAAGCATATGTATGCTTTGAAAGAGAATGAAAAAAGAGAAAAAAATGTTGAAAAAGCATTTAAAAATAATTTGAATTTAGAAAATAAAAATGTTTTAATAGTTGATGATATAGTAACAAGTGGAGCAACTATTTATTCTATAAGTGAAGAACTTAGAAGAAATAATGAAAATATCAATATAAAGATATTTTCAATAGCAATAGCAAGACATTTTATAATAAATAAGATAATTTAA